In a genomic window of Nostoc sp. UHCC 0870:
- a CDS encoding ABC transporter ATP-binding protein, whose product MIASEQEETQKLSTIRRFLGYLRPFRKEIPVALTLVLIGASTQAIGPFLLGWSVDNLIAKGNLQGLLRLLGLLGLIYGFGIWAIRGQIIRVGWIMQRLLAQLRQDIFLKIQSLPLSFFDRSEAGDLMSRLLNDVNTVNQAFGQTVAQMLGNTFSLVGIVIAMLSINLKLGLLSNLVVPLMIFTTSLFARWARTKFRVTRQTIGKLSAKLEEDIGSVREAQAFNRVHLNIAEFDLLNAANRDANVEAVAITSAFLPSIDFLNTLATAGVLAYGGYLAVTGGATVGVVTSFLLYVQQFFRPIQILSQFYTQAQSAFAGLERIFLLLDEPSQLQDAPDATKMPPIQGEVIFENVKFGYNPEQLVLKGVNLHAHPGQMVALVGHTGSGKTTIINLILRFYDVSDGAVKIDGIDVRSVTQESLRRQIGIVLQDNILFSGTVAENIAFGAPYATQAEIEAAAQMANVHEFITSLPQGYTTKLGERGAPLSQGQRQLISIARAVLINPRILILDEATSSIDTRTEALVQDAIARLLQGRTSFVIAHRLSTVTQADQVLVIQQGEIVEWGTHAQLIHQQGVYANLYALQLGATTIEVSTG is encoded by the coding sequence GTGATTGCATCTGAGCAAGAGGAAACTCAAAAACTTTCCACCATCCGGCGTTTCTTAGGATACTTGCGCCCCTTTCGTAAAGAAATTCCCGTAGCACTGACATTAGTCTTAATCGGTGCTTCTACCCAAGCGATTGGGCCATTCTTGCTAGGTTGGTCAGTTGATAACCTCATAGCAAAAGGAAATTTGCAGGGGTTGCTGCGACTATTAGGACTACTAGGTTTAATCTATGGATTTGGTATCTGGGCAATCCGGGGTCAAATTATTCGCGTCGGCTGGATTATGCAACGATTGCTGGCGCAACTGAGACAAGATATTTTCCTCAAAATCCAGAGTCTACCACTCAGCTTTTTTGACCGCAGTGAAGCTGGCGATTTAATGAGTCGGTTGCTCAATGATGTGAATACTGTCAATCAAGCTTTTGGACAAACCGTTGCTCAAATGCTAGGCAATACTTTTAGTTTGGTTGGCATTGTGATTGCGATGCTCTCAATCAACCTAAAACTCGGCCTGTTAAGCAACTTAGTTGTACCACTGATGATTTTTACTACTAGCTTGTTTGCTCGATGGGCAAGGACTAAATTTCGCGTTACACGACAGACAATTGGAAAACTTTCTGCCAAGTTGGAAGAAGATATCGGCAGTGTGCGGGAAGCACAAGCATTCAATCGTGTACATCTTAACATTGCAGAATTTGATCTGCTTAATGCTGCTAATCGTGATGCCAACGTGGAAGCAGTAGCAATTACTTCGGCCTTTTTACCGTCGATTGACTTTCTGAACACTCTAGCTACAGCAGGTGTATTAGCATACGGTGGCTATCTCGCTGTCACAGGTGGGGCGACAGTGGGTGTGGTGACATCCTTTTTACTTTATGTGCAGCAATTTTTCCGCCCCATCCAAATCCTCAGTCAGTTTTATACCCAAGCTCAGTCTGCCTTTGCCGGACTAGAGCGAATTTTTCTGCTGTTAGATGAACCATCACAACTCCAAGACGCACCGGATGCTACCAAAATGCCTCCCATTCAAGGTGAGGTGATATTTGAGAATGTCAAGTTTGGCTATAACCCAGAACAACTAGTTCTTAAAGGAGTAAATTTACACGCTCATCCAGGACAGATGGTGGCATTGGTAGGGCATACTGGCTCAGGTAAAACGACAATCATTAACCTCATATTGCGTTTTTATGATGTGTCCGATGGTGCAGTAAAAATCGATGGTATTGATGTGCGTAGTGTCACCCAAGAGAGTCTACGCCGTCAGATTGGGATTGTTTTGCAAGATAATATTTTGTTTAGTGGGACTGTAGCGGAAAATATTGCCTTTGGTGCGCCTTATGCTACTCAAGCCGAGATTGAAGCGGCGGCACAAATGGCCAATGTGCATGAGTTTATTACCTCTCTACCCCAGGGTTACACAACTAAGTTGGGTGAACGGGGTGCGCCTCTCAGCCAAGGACAAAGACAACTGATCAGTATTGCGCGTGCCGTGTTAATCAATCCCCGCATCTTGATTTTGGATGAAGCAACCAGTAGTATAGATACCCGTACAGAAGCACTCGTACAAGATGCGATCGCCCGTTTATTGCAAGGTCGTACCAGCTTTGTCATTGCTCACCGCCTTAGCACCGTCACCCAAGCTGATCAGGTGTTAGTGATTCAGCAAGGGGAAATTGTGGAATGGGGTACTCATGCACAACTGATTCACCAGCAAGGTGTTTATGCCAATCTTTATGCTCTTCAACTGGGTGCGACAACAATAGAAGTATCTACAGGTTGA
- a CDS encoding magnesium transporter CorA family protein, whose amino-acid sequence MLTLLTFSQNHLELFASKDVDTVLKKIDGSHNIWLRCIQFRDRTGTAKIIKHFQLDPSRIDMIFNRSLTGIDEDMEDCLFDGYEILTHQVKNQEFQVARGSIVLGRNFIITFEITEVKVLTILINNIQKRTIDVQNWGVDYILYLILKDILNNYHSVFEYISRQLDDLEDEVLAISADETTYHKIAAMRQSTRSGRRNFQNIKSLLARMNYEDFQWITQPVKALFNQELVYQVDNLWQEYQALRAWMSELMEIQRDNIASQTSERIDRLTILSTIFLPLTFITGFYGMNFKYMPELEQPWSYPAVISVMVLIVVGSIVFAKQQRWL is encoded by the coding sequence ATGCTCACCCTCCTAACTTTTTCTCAGAATCATCTAGAATTGTTTGCTAGCAAAGATGTTGATACGGTGCTGAAAAAAATTGATGGTTCTCATAATATCTGGCTGCGCTGTATTCAATTTCGTGATCGGACTGGAACTGCAAAAATTATTAAACACTTCCAACTCGATCCATCTCGAATTGACATGATTTTCAACCGTTCCCTTACAGGAATTGATGAAGATATGGAAGATTGCTTATTTGATGGCTATGAAATCCTCACGCATCAAGTAAAAAATCAAGAATTTCAGGTGGCGCGTGGTAGTATTGTGTTAGGCAGAAATTTTATTATTACTTTTGAAATAACGGAAGTTAAAGTTTTAACTATACTAATCAACAATATTCAAAAGCGAACTATAGATGTTCAAAACTGGGGAGTTGATTATATTTTATATTTAATCTTAAAAGATATTTTAAACAATTATCATAGTGTATTTGAATATATTTCTCGACAACTTGATGATTTAGAAGACGAAGTATTAGCGATTTCTGCTGATGAAACAACTTACCATAAAATTGCTGCAATGAGGCAATCTACTCGCTCTGGTCGGCGGAATTTTCAAAATATCAAGTCGCTTCTAGCTCGCATGAATTATGAAGATTTCCAGTGGATTACTCAGCCAGTAAAAGCATTATTTAATCAAGAATTAGTTTATCAAGTTGATAATCTCTGGCAAGAATATCAAGCTTTGAGGGCTTGGATGTCAGAATTAATGGAAATTCAACGCGATAACATTGCTAGTCAAACCAGTGAGCGAATTGATCGTTTAACGATCCTTTCGACTATATTTTTACCACTTACTTTCATTACTGGTTTTTACGGGATGAACTTTAAATATATGCCAGAACTAGAGCAACCTTGGTCTTATCCTGCTGTGATTAGTGTGATGGTATTAATTGTAGTTGGTAGTATTGTATTTGCTAAACAACAACGTTGGTTGTAG
- a CDS encoding AAA family ATPase — MSETRPVLINLGEKLNQIIVGQSRLVHQLLIALLSGGHIILEGVPGTGKTLLVKVLAQLIQAEFSRVQLTPDVLPSDITGTNIFDLNSHSFTLKKGPVFTEVLLADEINRTPPKTQAALLEAMEEMQVTLDGESLPLPDLFWVIATQNPLEFEGTYPLPEAQLDRFLFKLVVDYPDQTAEKQMLLNRQAGFAGRRLEINRLQAVTTVAEILQARQAVKSVKVSEAIIDYLLALVRASRQSVDLALGASPRATGAWLQTSQATAWLAGRDFVTPDDIKAVASPLLRHRLILKPEAMLDGLQIDAVIASVMNQVPVPR; from the coding sequence ATGAGCGAAACCCGTCCAGTCTTAATTAACCTTGGTGAAAAACTTAACCAAATTATCGTCGGACAATCCCGCCTAGTACACCAGCTACTCATAGCACTATTATCAGGCGGACACATTATTTTAGAAGGTGTGCCAGGAACGGGTAAAACTCTCCTTGTAAAAGTGTTAGCGCAACTTATTCAAGCAGAGTTTAGCCGCGTGCAATTAACACCGGATGTCTTACCGTCAGATATTACTGGGACAAATATTTTTGATTTAAATAGTCATAGTTTCACGTTGAAAAAGGGGCCTGTATTTACCGAGGTTTTATTAGCAGATGAAATTAATCGTACTCCCCCCAAGACACAAGCAGCTTTGTTAGAAGCAATGGAAGAGATGCAAGTCACGCTGGATGGTGAAAGCTTGCCATTGCCGGATTTATTTTGGGTAATTGCTACACAAAACCCCCTAGAATTTGAGGGGACTTATCCTTTACCAGAAGCGCAACTAGATAGGTTTTTATTCAAGCTAGTGGTAGATTACCCTGACCAAACCGCCGAAAAGCAAATGTTATTAAATCGTCAGGCTGGTTTTGCTGGGCGACGCTTAGAAATTAATCGGTTGCAAGCAGTTACAACAGTAGCGGAAATTTTACAAGCAAGACAAGCAGTTAAAAGCGTCAAGGTATCTGAGGCAATTATTGACTACTTGTTAGCATTGGTAAGAGCATCACGCCAGTCAGTTGATTTAGCTTTGGGTGCGTCACCCCGCGCGACTGGTGCTTGGTTACAGACTTCTCAAGCTACGGCGTGGTTAGCTGGACGAGATTTTGTCACCCCAGATGATATCAAAGCAGTTGCATCGCCTCTGTTGCGTCATCGTCTGATTCTCAAGCCTGAAGCAATGCTGGATGGATTACAAATTGATGCGGTAATTGCATCGGTAATGAATCAAGTACCAGTACCCAGGTAG
- a CDS encoding Uma2 family endonuclease, translated as MLNFNLPRYLPSADELPDSDETPVDNELQELIPGLLKAILLLLWSERMDWFFGVDMGIYYHPDKPPIVPDGFLSLGVERFYDEELRPSYVLWDEQVLPMLVLEVVSQNYRKEYSDKLDDYAALGVLYYVIYSSRRRRKPHLEVHKLVNGKYELQPGNPVWLPEIGLGIGCERGNYCGVTREWMYWYDEAGKRYFTPEEQIKQAQQQAKLAEQRAQELAEQLRALGINPDHLDK; from the coding sequence ATGTTAAACTTCAACCTACCAAGGTACTTACCTTCCGCCGACGAACTACCTGACTCTGATGAAACACCAGTGGATAATGAACTGCAAGAACTCATCCCAGGACTGCTAAAAGCAATTTTGCTGCTACTGTGGTCTGAACGCATGGACTGGTTCTTTGGGGTAGATATGGGGATTTATTATCACCCTGATAAACCTCCCATTGTCCCAGATGGGTTTCTCAGCTTAGGAGTAGAACGATTTTATGATGAGGAACTGCGTCCCAGTTACGTGTTGTGGGATGAACAAGTTTTACCCATGTTGGTGTTAGAAGTCGTCTCCCAAAACTATCGCAAAGAATACAGCGATAAATTAGATGACTATGCAGCTTTAGGTGTACTTTATTATGTGATTTATTCTTCTCGTCGTCGCCGCAAACCTCATTTAGAAGTACATAAATTAGTTAACGGTAAGTATGAGTTACAGCCGGGAAACCCCGTTTGGCTACCAGAAATTGGTTTAGGAATTGGTTGTGAAAGGGGAAATTATTGTGGAGTAACGCGGGAATGGATGTATTGGTACGATGAAGCAGGAAAGCGTTATTTCACACCAGAAGAACAGATTAAACAAGCACAACAACAGGCTAAACTTGCAGAACAACGCGCTCAAGAGTTGGCGGAACAATTAAGAGCGTTGGGAATAAATCCAGATCATCTGGATAAATAA
- a CDS encoding DUF4350 domain-containing protein yields the protein MKSSKRNAWLGAIAIAVIFILSFISAPTTKIYIGSSYSRAADGYGAWYAYMQQQGTTIQRWQKPLEKLETEKKPATLLRVMSYLREPDLLPDEQEWLDKGNDLIILGVRSRVSQSDFQTLQTSAVGEVKIATRRRYQKAKQDKILLGDRFGAVVWQDTRKQGKVIFSTTPYLAANAYQDDLNNFKYLASLITQNGNLLFIDEYIHGYKDADVKETEGQGNLINYLAQTPLLALLVQAVILLLVLIWSQNRRFGQPKALETPVIDNSEAYIQALAGVLQKAESSDFVVEMLGKEEQLQLQKALGLGSVPLEHQTLLDFWVEKTGKNAAELYTVLKLPARKRRVSQRDLFNWLAKWRTLREF from the coding sequence ATGAAATCTTCAAAACGTAATGCTTGGCTAGGTGCGATCGCCATCGCCGTAATATTTATACTAAGCTTCATTTCTGCCCCCACCACGAAAATTTACATAGGTTCTAGCTATAGCCGCGCCGCCGATGGCTATGGTGCTTGGTACGCTTATATGCAGCAGCAAGGAACTACCATTCAACGTTGGCAAAAACCCCTAGAAAAGCTAGAAACTGAGAAAAAACCAGCTACCCTTCTCAGGGTCATGAGTTATCTGAGAGAGCCAGATTTGTTACCTGATGAGCAAGAATGGTTAGATAAAGGCAATGATTTAATAATTTTAGGTGTGCGATCGCGAGTTAGTCAATCTGATTTTCAGACGTTGCAAACATCAGCAGTGGGTGAAGTGAAGATTGCTACACGCAGACGTTATCAAAAAGCTAAACAGGACAAAATTTTGTTAGGCGATCGTTTTGGGGCTGTGGTTTGGCAAGATACACGCAAGCAAGGTAAAGTCATTTTTTCTACCACTCCCTATTTAGCCGCCAACGCCTATCAAGACGACTTGAATAATTTTAAATATCTAGCCAGTTTAATTACCCAAAACGGCAATCTATTATTTATAGATGAATACATTCACGGCTATAAAGATGCTGATGTCAAAGAAACAGAAGGTCAAGGAAACCTGATCAATTATTTGGCACAAACTCCTCTATTAGCTTTACTTGTACAAGCTGTTATTTTATTGTTAGTGCTGATTTGGTCGCAAAATCGCCGTTTTGGTCAACCAAAAGCTTTAGAGACACCAGTTATAGATAATAGTGAAGCATACATCCAAGCTTTGGCAGGGGTATTACAAAAAGCTGAATCCAGCGACTTTGTTGTCGAAATGCTCGGTAAAGAAGAACAATTACAACTCCAAAAAGCGTTGGGGTTAGGATCAGTGCCGCTAGAACACCAAACTTTGCTAGACTTTTGGGTGGAAAAAACAGGTAAAAATGCCGCAGAATTATATACTGTCTTAAAATTGCCAGCACGCAAACGTCGTGTCAGTCAGCGAGATTTATTTAACTGGCTGGCAAAATGGCGAACATTGAGGGAGTTTTAA
- a CDS encoding DUF4129 domain-containing protein: protein MSTEAFAKTSWEWQLSQFQQQIGEWLEYQSYRFERVLPELSPDWKLSPWVTNLLSFLFWLVIALFLAIVIWRLWREFSPYIYAWLGNNGNSVRSRSKVPSENVSMTTLLERSQKLYRQGNYREACRCLYLAILQHLHDTKILLHQPSRTDAEYLQLLRSSSQTSIQPYETLMATHEQLCFGNGEMSPENYEQCRQAYREITQQ, encoded by the coding sequence ATGTCTACAGAAGCTTTTGCAAAAACTAGCTGGGAGTGGCAGTTATCTCAGTTCCAACAACAAATAGGAGAATGGTTAGAATACCAGTCTTACCGCTTTGAAAGAGTTCTACCAGAATTGTCTCCTGACTGGAAACTTAGTCCTTGGGTGACTAATTTATTGAGCTTTTTGTTTTGGTTGGTAATAGCTTTATTCTTGGCTATAGTAATTTGGCGTTTATGGCGAGAATTCAGCCCTTATATATATGCGTGGCTGGGTAATAATGGTAATTCTGTCCGTTCTCGGTCAAAAGTGCCTAGTGAAAATGTCTCTATGACAACTTTGTTAGAGCGATCGCAAAAATTGTATCGTCAAGGTAACTACCGTGAGGCGTGTCGTTGTCTTTATTTAGCCATTTTGCAACACCTGCACGATACAAAAATTCTCCTCCACCAACCCAGTCGCACTGATGCAGAATATCTGCAATTGCTCAGATCATCTAGTCAGACTTCCATTCAACCATACGAAACTTTGATGGCGACTCACGAACAATTATGTTTTGGGAATGGGGAGATGTCACCAGAAAATTATGAGCAGTGTCGCCAAGCTTATCGGGAGATTACACAGCAATGA
- a CDS encoding serine hydrolase, producing MSESGDKLRNFSQRQPVTRRQRSHKVQKGEPKKVKIPNQQRAATGAAVVTRLDNNILPPPIAPGTRKSKQGLMMPTAVKPMPTATRQMPTPPRNVKVKTVRVQKQPSPKMGRRVSKKTRLKPMARAILYAIRLLIVGVGIGAIVGTVLSVLDPANHTTPTNPTTSNNSGQVQPKPGTTNSSTGLYLSQEIPTLKNAVQELAAANPNLTPGVFLVDLDTGGYVNINADNSLPAASTIKVPVLIAFFQDVDAGKIRLDEMLTMQQEMMVGGSGNLQSNPAGTQYAALEVATKMITISDNTATNMLITRLGGIEAVNQRFQSWGLTSTAIRNPLPDLQGTNTTSPKELGNLLAMVSQGKLVSMRSRDQILDIMRRTERDHLLPSGLDQGARAYHKTGDIGTMLADAGIIDTPTGKRYIAAVMVQRPHNDPRAEKLISSISRTAYQAFSQSPPTPSNTTSTIPPTGYQSPIIAAPAPQTPISGYQPPVVNQQYYPPR from the coding sequence GTGTCAGAGTCAGGTGACAAACTAAGAAATTTTTCGCAGCGACAACCTGTAACCCGTCGCCAGCGATCGCATAAAGTTCAAAAAGGCGAACCGAAAAAAGTTAAAATTCCTAATCAGCAGCGTGCAGCGACAGGTGCGGCAGTCGTCACACGCTTGGATAATAATATTTTGCCTCCCCCCATTGCTCCTGGGACGAGAAAGTCCAAACAAGGACTAATGATGCCAACTGCCGTCAAACCCATGCCTACTGCAACTAGGCAGATGCCAACCCCGCCTAGAAATGTCAAGGTAAAAACAGTACGAGTGCAGAAACAGCCCTCACCAAAAATGGGTAGACGAGTATCAAAAAAAACGCGGTTAAAGCCAATGGCTAGAGCGATTTTGTACGCCATCCGCCTATTGATTGTAGGAGTTGGTATTGGTGCTATTGTCGGTACGGTATTATCAGTCTTAGACCCCGCCAACCACACCACTCCGACAAATCCAACGACATCTAACAATAGTGGACAAGTGCAACCAAAACCAGGCACAACTAACTCATCTACTGGCTTATACCTCTCCCAAGAAATCCCGACTTTAAAAAATGCCGTCCAAGAGTTGGCAGCAGCTAATCCCAATCTCACCCCTGGGGTGTTCCTAGTGGATTTAGACACCGGGGGATACGTAAATATTAATGCTGATAACAGCTTACCTGCGGCCAGCACAATTAAAGTGCCAGTTTTAATTGCCTTTTTCCAAGATGTAGACGCTGGTAAAATTCGCCTAGACGAAATGCTGACCATGCAGCAGGAGATGATGGTTGGTGGTTCGGGAAATCTACAATCCAACCCAGCCGGAACGCAGTATGCTGCTTTAGAAGTGGCAACTAAAATGATCACCATCAGCGACAACACCGCCACCAATATGCTGATTACCCGCTTAGGAGGGATAGAAGCAGTTAATCAGCGTTTTCAGAGTTGGGGACTGACCAGCACAGCCATTCGCAACCCACTACCAGATTTACAAGGCACAAACACCACCAGCCCCAAAGAATTGGGGAATTTGCTGGCTATGGTGAGTCAGGGCAAATTAGTTAGTATGCGATCGCGTGATCAAATACTTGATATAATGCGGCGCACAGAACGAGACCATCTCCTACCTTCTGGGTTAGACCAAGGCGCACGCGCTTACCACAAAACAGGCGATATTGGCACTATGCTAGCAGATGCTGGTATAATTGATACCCCTACTGGTAAGCGTTACATTGCAGCCGTCATGGTGCAACGCCCCCACAACGACCCCCGTGCAGAAAAACTCATTAGCTCAATTTCTCGTACTGCTTACCAAGCCTTTAGCCAAAGTCCTCCCACACCTAGCAATACCACCAGTACCATACCCCCAACTGGTTATCAATCTCCCATTATCGCTGCACCTGCACCCCAAACACCCATTAGTGGTTATCAACCGCCTGTAGTGAATCAACAATATTACCCACCCAGATAA
- a CDS encoding ABC transporter ATP-binding protein — protein MQAIWRVLGSLRNYGLISLGALISLLLLTVTNAVTPQLFRWAIDQGIVKQDLQIVIYSAAWMVAAAIARGVFNFGQSYLAESASQGVAYDLRNKIFSKIQNLSFSYHDQSQTSQLLTRVTNDIEQIRTFIGTSLIQVIGGVVTLVAIAVLLLVMNWELALISLTVVPLSAWLMARFVTRNDQIFRQVQEKLSELNAVLQENLIGIRVVKAFVRESAEKSRYTSLNDELVTANMKTIRAIRSTFPFIFLLSNLVTLAVFGYGGAQIIRDSFSIGELVAFNSYLVLIFQPILLIGFAAPAIAQAAASAARIYEVVDATIDIRDRPDAIAFDTCGGRITFENVSFRYPGATTEILKNVSFETKPKELIAVLGMTGSGKSTIMNLIPRFYDVTRGAIRIDGRDVRDFTLKSLRTHIGIVFQETTLFSGTLRENIAYAKPKALLEEVIEVAKTAQIHDFITSLPDGYETIVGERGVGLSGGQKQRIAIARTLLTDYSILILDDSTSAVDAKTAAEIQAALDDMMRQKACVTFVVAQRISTVKNADRIFLIDQGRLAAQGTHEELMQTSPLYGAILESQVKKQGDRGVRV, from the coding sequence ATGCAAGCAATCTGGCGTGTGCTAGGGAGTTTGAGGAATTACGGATTGATTTCGCTGGGGGCTTTGATCAGTCTACTGCTCTTGACAGTTACAAATGCGGTGACTCCTCAACTATTTCGCTGGGCAATAGATCAGGGCATTGTCAAGCAAGATTTACAGATAGTTATATACAGTGCTGCGTGGATGGTAGCCGCAGCGATCGCTCGTGGTGTATTTAACTTTGGTCAAAGTTATTTAGCAGAATCAGCTTCTCAAGGCGTTGCCTATGACCTACGCAACAAGATTTTCAGCAAGATTCAAAATCTCAGTTTTAGCTATCATGACCAGTCACAGACTTCGCAACTATTAACCCGCGTCACCAATGATATTGAGCAAATCCGCACCTTTATTGGCACTAGTTTAATTCAAGTCATCGGTGGAGTCGTGACATTGGTGGCGATTGCGGTACTGTTGCTGGTGATGAATTGGGAACTGGCGTTAATTTCCTTGACGGTAGTACCCTTATCCGCATGGTTAATGGCGCGATTCGTCACCCGTAACGACCAAATATTCCGACAGGTACAAGAAAAACTGAGTGAGCTAAATGCTGTATTGCAAGAGAATCTCATTGGTATCAGGGTCGTAAAAGCTTTCGTGCGGGAATCGGCAGAAAAGTCGCGTTATACCAGCCTCAATGATGAATTAGTCACGGCTAACATGAAGACAATTCGTGCCATCCGTAGTACATTCCCGTTTATCTTCTTGCTGAGTAATTTGGTGACGCTGGCGGTGTTTGGCTACGGAGGAGCGCAAATCATTAGGGACAGCTTTTCCATTGGCGAACTAGTGGCGTTTAACTCCTATCTAGTATTGATTTTCCAACCAATTTTGCTGATAGGCTTTGCTGCACCTGCGATCGCCCAAGCAGCAGCTTCAGCTGCACGCATCTATGAGGTGGTAGATGCCACAATCGATATTCGCGATCGCCCCGATGCGATCGCCTTTGATACCTGTGGCGGCAGAATCACATTTGAAAATGTCTCCTTTCGCTATCCTGGCGCAACTACCGAAATCCTGAAGAATGTATCTTTTGAAACTAAGCCCAAAGAGCTAATTGCCGTGTTAGGGATGACAGGTTCTGGCAAAAGTACGATTATGAACCTGATTCCTCGCTTTTATGATGTCACCAGAGGCGCGATTCGCATTGATGGGCGGGATGTGCGAGATTTTACACTGAAAAGTTTGAGAACACACATCGGTATCGTATTTCAGGAAACTACATTATTTTCTGGTACTCTGCGTGAGAATATCGCTTACGCCAAACCCAAGGCACTACTAGAGGAGGTGATTGAGGTAGCCAAAACTGCCCAAATCCATGATTTCATTACCAGTCTACCCGATGGTTATGAGACGATTGTGGGTGAACGGGGCGTTGGGTTATCTGGTGGACAAAAACAACGGATTGCGATCGCTCGGACTTTACTCACAGATTATAGTATTCTGATTTTGGATGACAGTACCTCAGCCGTGGATGCGAAAACGGCTGCCGAAATTCAAGCCGCATTAGATGACATGATGCGCCAAAAAGCTTGTGTAACTTTTGTTGTGGCTCAACGGATTAGTACCGTCAAAAATGCTGATCGCATTTTTCTGATAGATCAAGGACGATTAGCAGCCCAAGGCACTCACGAGGAATTAATGCAAACCAGCCCACTCTACGGTGCGATTTTAGAATCTCAAGTTAAGAAACAAGGGGATAGGGGTGTGAGGGTGTAG
- a CDS encoding NB-ARC domain-containing protein codes for MQKKNTSWGAAIDVSSFHGRAQELTQLTSWILEDGCRLVTVSGMGGVGKTTLATKLALSIQDQFEYVIWRSIQHTSPGNDLLTELVSFLSNQQETKPDINLLIHYLRTSRCLLILDNLETALDGNLRGKYRSDYQVYSDLIQAIAKANHNSCMVLTSRENPTEVFTVEGAGLKMRSLKLEGSQEAALHLLQSKQLLGSDEQKQELCLLYSHNPLQINMVANAIIGLFDGNIDKFLEQNTLLLSNISQLIKQQLHHISDLEWHIMYCIAINQQVTNIDTLAKSIWLTVPKFQLLNAIERLIWCSLIEKQAQGYIQKHTVMEYVVERLKGQILIELINKEFLLFNKYLLSTENTKYCVIENHTSVNLIGIADQFCNHFPSRIALKRHIQGIIEEVQTFRQGLSEYGISNLIHLCNYLKIDLTEAQKEILQYCIKEIT; via the coding sequence TGTTTCCTCATTTCATGGACGCGCACAAGAACTGACACAGCTAACCTCATGGATTCTAGAAGATGGCTGTCGCTTAGTGACAGTCTCAGGTATGGGTGGTGTGGGGAAAACGACTTTAGCCACTAAATTAGCATTATCAATTCAAGATCAATTTGAGTATGTCATTTGGAGGTCAATACAACATACTTCTCCAGGAAATGACCTTTTAACTGAATTAGTATCATTTTTATCCAATCAGCAAGAAACCAAACCCGACATTAATCTGCTGATTCATTATCTACGTACTTCCCGATGTCTATTAATTTTAGACAACCTAGAAACAGCCTTAGATGGGAATTTGAGGGGAAAGTATCGCTCAGATTATCAGGTATATAGTGATTTAATCCAAGCGATCGCCAAAGCAAACCATAATAGCTGTATGGTTTTAACATCTAGAGAAAACCCAACTGAAGTTTTTACAGTAGAGGGAGCAGGTTTAAAGATGCGTTCCCTCAAGTTGGAAGGTTCTCAAGAAGCAGCTCTTCACCTACTACAATCAAAGCAACTGCTAGGTTCAGATGAGCAAAAACAGGAATTGTGTCTTCTCTACAGTCATAATCCTTTACAAATAAATATGGTGGCTAATGCCATCATCGGGCTATTTGATGGCAACATAGACAAATTCCTAGAGCAAAATACCTTATTACTCAGTAATATCAGTCAATTAATCAAGCAGCAGTTACATCATATTTCTGACCTAGAATGGCATATTATGTACTGTATAGCTATTAATCAGCAAGTAACAAATATTGATACCTTAGCTAAAAGTATTTGGCTGACTGTTCCTAAATTCCAACTTTTGAATGCAATAGAGCGATTGATTTGGTGTTCATTAATTGAAAAACAAGCTCAAGGTTATATCCAAAAGCATACTGTGATGGAGTATGTAGTAGAGCGGCTGAAAGGGCAGATTTTAATTGAACTGATAAATAAAGAATTTCTATTGTTTAATAAATATCTACTGTCTACGGAAAACACAAAATATTGCGTCATAGAAAACCACACTTCAGTAAATTTAATAGGCATCGCAGACCAATTTTGTAATCATTTTCCGTCAAGAATAGCTCTCAAAAGACACATTCAGGGCATCATAGAGGAAGTGCAAACTTTTCGGCAGGGCTTATCTGAATATGGAATATCTAATCTTATTCATCTCTGTAATTATCTGAAAATTGATTTAACAGAAGCGCAAAAAGAGATACTACAATATTGCATTAAAGAGATTACATAA